The Mycolicibacterium smegmatis genome has a window encoding:
- a CDS encoding LuxR C-terminal-related transcriptional regulator, producing MSGWPFVGRDDELREAAEALRDSSRGVVLAGPSGVGKTALARALAGQLETEGYTIRYVLGTETGQAVPFGAFHHTLELSDAHEPTVMLAAAHHTLSADPNVLIVVDDAQYLDPLSALLVQQLAVHGSIKLIVTMRSGATTSDAVTALWKEHLLVRLDVEPFSRAQTSEVASTVLGGEVDEHAVAELHRYSSGSPMFLRGVLTAAMGDGVLVQAHGRWRLRGNLRPSPDLYELIASRVQTFSAEELDVAEVVATADMLDWHVLLAICGPDAVARAERRGAIQVTSAGSHAVVQPGHPIIGEVVRSRCPVSRTRQINTLVAEHLSAQLRVATDASAVDVRTRIQLARFMTRAESPPDTDLVTEAAASAVTMSDLVLGEQLARFAVEHGAGVNAALVLADAISWQGRGDEADALLARFPPDGEDDLTVTRWGCQRAANLFFVCGRPEPAWEVLAKTRDAVGSEKLAGFVTAMEVAFTYFSADMAGAAAAGSAALATEMMPAATVWVALATAGALAKSGRFSEVAAVVRTGERAASRCESGPHRYSLPLAEVLAGTLAGEFDDAQRACDRYAAASSGIPQADVMVTALAGRMKLARGQLEDACELLQAAVWSMAAKLPPGWPMLVASWLAQAEGARGNAEAADVALTKAEAEVGPQVEVFAPELELARAWRAAAAGETSRAQHHAVLAAQNAHAAGMTAVELTALHTSTRFGDRTVDARIQQLATELDCPLGEAIALHSSGLAGHDGHRLVTAADRFERIGAMVLAGDAAAHASREFGRRGERGNELEASTRAHWLASRCGAVTPALRCAADPLPLTPREWEIANLVSSGLSNRQVADRLCLSVRTVDGHLYRMFAKLGVADRDQLAKLIRFRPAT from the coding sequence ATGTCGGGCTGGCCGTTCGTCGGGCGGGATGACGAGCTCCGTGAGGCGGCAGAAGCCTTGCGGGACAGTTCACGTGGCGTCGTGCTGGCGGGGCCCTCCGGCGTCGGCAAGACCGCACTGGCGCGAGCGCTGGCCGGTCAGCTCGAAACCGAGGGATACACGATCCGTTACGTGCTGGGCACCGAGACCGGCCAGGCCGTGCCGTTCGGCGCGTTCCACCACACGCTGGAGTTGTCCGACGCGCACGAGCCCACCGTGATGCTGGCCGCCGCGCACCACACCCTGTCCGCCGACCCGAATGTCCTCATCGTCGTCGACGACGCACAGTACCTGGACCCGCTCTCCGCGCTGCTGGTGCAGCAGCTCGCGGTGCACGGATCCATCAAGCTGATCGTGACCATGCGTTCAGGTGCCACGACGTCCGACGCGGTGACGGCCCTGTGGAAAGAACACCTGCTGGTGCGCCTGGACGTGGAGCCGTTCAGCCGCGCACAGACCTCCGAGGTGGCATCGACGGTGCTGGGCGGCGAGGTCGACGAACACGCGGTCGCCGAGTTGCATCGCTACTCGTCGGGCAGCCCGATGTTCCTGCGTGGCGTACTCACGGCCGCGATGGGCGACGGGGTGTTGGTGCAGGCCCACGGCAGGTGGCGCCTGCGCGGCAACCTGCGTCCCAGTCCCGACCTCTACGAGCTGATCGCGTCGCGGGTACAGACCTTCAGCGCAGAAGAACTCGATGTCGCGGAGGTGGTCGCGACCGCCGACATGCTCGATTGGCATGTGCTGCTGGCGATCTGCGGACCGGATGCGGTCGCGCGTGCCGAGCGCCGCGGCGCGATCCAGGTGACCAGCGCCGGCAGTCATGCCGTGGTGCAGCCCGGACACCCCATCATCGGTGAGGTGGTGCGGTCACGATGTCCGGTGTCGCGGACCCGACAGATCAACACCCTGGTGGCAGAACATCTCTCGGCGCAACTGCGGGTCGCCACCGACGCGTCGGCGGTGGATGTGCGGACCCGGATCCAGCTGGCACGCTTCATGACCCGCGCCGAATCGCCCCCGGACACCGACCTCGTCACCGAGGCCGCGGCGAGCGCGGTGACCATGTCCGATCTGGTTCTCGGCGAACAACTTGCGCGCTTCGCCGTCGAGCACGGCGCCGGGGTGAACGCGGCGCTGGTGCTCGCCGACGCGATCAGCTGGCAGGGGCGCGGCGACGAGGCCGACGCGCTGCTGGCACGATTCCCGCCCGACGGTGAGGACGACCTGACCGTCACCCGCTGGGGGTGCCAGCGTGCGGCCAACCTGTTCTTCGTGTGCGGGCGCCCGGAACCCGCGTGGGAGGTGCTCGCGAAGACCCGAGACGCGGTGGGCTCGGAAAAACTCGCGGGATTCGTGACCGCCATGGAGGTCGCGTTCACCTACTTCTCGGCCGACATGGCCGGTGCCGCGGCCGCCGGGTCCGCCGCGCTGGCGACCGAGATGATGCCCGCGGCTACGGTGTGGGTCGCGTTGGCCACCGCGGGCGCACTGGCCAAGTCCGGCCGGTTCAGCGAGGTCGCTGCCGTGGTGCGGACCGGCGAGCGCGCGGCGAGCCGCTGCGAGTCAGGCCCGCACCGCTACTCGCTGCCGCTCGCGGAGGTGCTCGCGGGCACGCTGGCCGGCGAGTTCGACGACGCCCAGCGGGCCTGCGACCGGTATGCCGCGGCCAGCTCGGGCATACCGCAGGCCGACGTCATGGTGACGGCCCTGGCGGGGCGGATGAAGCTGGCCCGGGGCCAACTCGAGGACGCCTGTGAACTGCTGCAGGCGGCCGTGTGGTCGATGGCCGCGAAGCTGCCGCCCGGGTGGCCGATGCTGGTTGCGTCGTGGCTGGCGCAGGCCGAGGGAGCCCGCGGCAACGCCGAGGCCGCGGACGTCGCACTTACCAAGGCCGAGGCCGAAGTCGGGCCCCAGGTCGAGGTGTTCGCACCCGAGCTCGAACTGGCACGCGCGTGGCGGGCCGCCGCGGCCGGTGAGACGTCACGAGCCCAGCACCATGCGGTGCTCGCGGCGCAGAACGCTCACGCCGCGGGAATGACCGCCGTCGAACTGACGGCCCTGCACACCTCGACGCGGTTCGGGGACCGCACCGTCGACGCCCGGATACAGCAGCTGGCCACCGAACTCGACTGCCCACTGGGTGAGGCGATCGCGCTGCACAGCTCCGGGCTGGCGGGCCATGACGGCCACCGGCTCGTCACCGCCGCCGACCGCTTCGAACGCATCGGTGCGATGGTGCTGGCGGGCGACGCCGCCGCGCACGCGTCGCGGGAATTCGGCCGGCGGGGCGAGCGCGGCAACGAGCTGGAGGCCTCCACGCGGGCGCACTGGCTCGCGAGCCGGTGTGGGGCCGTCACGCCCGCGTTGCGGTGCGCCGCGGATCCCCTGCCGCTGACACCGCGCGAGTGGGAGATCGCCAACCTGGTGAGCAGCGGGTTGAGCAATCGCCAGGTCGCCGACAGGCTGTGTCTGTCGGTGCGCACGGTGGACGGCCACCTGTACCGGATGTTCGCCAAACTCGGTGTGGCAGACCGTGATCAGCTGGCCAAGCTGATCCGGTTCCGGCCCGCGACCTGA
- the ptsP gene encoding phosphoenolpyruvate--protein phosphotransferase: MTVGIVVVSHSRPLARAAVGLAQEMLHGKAVRISIAAGLDDTTLGTDASAILEAITSADSGDGVLVLMDLGSAVLSAELALELLDDDVRARTVLCPAPLVEGLVVAAVAAAGDAALDEVAAEAAGALAGKAAHLEPATPPAPADDTAEPDELTGSFVVNNPHGLHARPAARFVAEVRRRDARVRIRNPRVDSPWVDGGSLSRIATLAVRCGDEVELRVSGGQAHETLQHLLSLAARNFDEDHTEAPPAAPATAHTPIGAGPGMGVGPAYSARSQTPDVPDAPAADPAAEWRRLGTAIADTRRTIGALRAATSRDIGEAEASIFDAHQLLLDDDALLGAARARIEQGENAAAAWSQAVATLAAEFDALPDPYLQARAEDVRAVGDQVLRAMLGTEGDAAAASGVLVAGDLTPAEAAELDPQRVVAVLLAFGSPHAHNVILLRAKGIPVIVGAGPGVLGIPDGTVVAVDATRGEFIVDPPADVREQFRHEAETLTRRRQAALQRAGEPAVTRGGRTVAVGANIAGVEDARAAAALGADHAGLIRTEFLFLGRRQAPDVDEQLAVYRKIAESLGDRRMTLRTLDVGGDKPLEFLPAAAELNPYLGVRGIRLSLAHPDVFSDQLLAMAKLAQDIPLRVMFPMITTLDELFAARRLLDDAVRRAGPRPPAGLQVGMMVEVPAAALKSAAFSRHVDFLSIGTNDLTQYALAADRNNDAVAGIGDTFDPGLLHLIAATCRGAAGAASVSVCGEFAADARAVPLLIGLGVDALSVTPPAIPTTKEAVRAVDDRRATETAGAALAAAGPAEVRDLLG, from the coding sequence ATGACGGTCGGCATCGTCGTCGTCTCCCACAGCCGCCCCCTGGCACGCGCGGCGGTCGGACTCGCGCAGGAGATGTTGCACGGCAAGGCCGTCCGGATCTCGATCGCGGCCGGCCTCGACGACACCACGCTGGGCACCGACGCGTCGGCGATCCTCGAGGCCATCACCTCCGCCGACAGCGGCGACGGGGTGCTGGTGTTGATGGACCTGGGCAGCGCGGTGCTTTCGGCCGAACTCGCCCTGGAGTTGCTCGACGACGACGTCCGTGCCAGGACCGTGCTGTGCCCGGCGCCCCTGGTCGAGGGACTGGTGGTGGCGGCGGTCGCGGCGGCGGGCGACGCGGCGCTCGACGAGGTGGCCGCCGAGGCGGCAGGCGCGTTGGCAGGCAAGGCCGCCCATCTCGAACCGGCGACACCCCCGGCGCCGGCCGACGACACCGCCGAGCCCGACGAGTTGACCGGCAGCTTCGTCGTCAACAACCCGCATGGCCTGCACGCCCGTCCCGCCGCACGGTTCGTCGCCGAGGTCCGCCGCCGCGACGCGCGGGTGCGGATCCGTAACCCCCGCGTCGACTCCCCCTGGGTCGACGGCGGCAGCCTCTCGCGCATCGCGACCCTCGCGGTGCGATGCGGCGACGAGGTCGAACTGCGGGTGTCGGGCGGCCAGGCCCACGAGACCCTGCAGCACCTCCTTTCCCTGGCGGCCCGCAATTTCGACGAGGACCACACCGAGGCACCACCTGCGGCACCGGCAACGGCGCACACCCCGATCGGCGCGGGCCCCGGAATGGGTGTCGGCCCGGCATATTCGGCACGGTCACAGACCCCCGACGTGCCGGACGCCCCCGCGGCCGACCCCGCTGCCGAGTGGCGCCGACTGGGCACGGCGATCGCCGACACCCGCCGCACCATCGGCGCACTCCGGGCCGCGACGAGCCGCGACATAGGTGAAGCCGAGGCGTCGATCTTCGACGCACATCAACTGCTGCTCGACGACGACGCGCTGCTGGGCGCCGCACGTGCGCGCATCGAGCAGGGCGAAAACGCCGCCGCCGCATGGTCGCAAGCCGTGGCCACGCTGGCCGCGGAGTTCGACGCGCTGCCGGATCCGTATCTGCAGGCCCGTGCCGAGGATGTCCGTGCGGTCGGTGACCAGGTGTTGCGGGCCATGCTCGGCACCGAGGGCGACGCGGCGGCGGCCAGCGGTGTGCTGGTGGCCGGTGACCTCACCCCGGCCGAGGCCGCCGAACTCGATCCGCAGCGCGTGGTCGCGGTGCTCCTGGCGTTCGGCAGCCCACATGCGCACAACGTGATCCTGCTGCGGGCCAAGGGAATACCGGTGATCGTCGGCGCGGGCCCCGGTGTGCTCGGCATCCCCGACGGCACGGTCGTCGCCGTGGACGCGACCCGCGGCGAGTTCATCGTGGACCCGCCCGCCGACGTCCGCGAGCAGTTCCGGCACGAGGCCGAGACCCTCACGCGGCGACGCCAGGCCGCGCTGCAGCGCGCCGGGGAGCCCGCGGTCACACGAGGGGGCCGCACCGTCGCGGTGGGCGCCAACATCGCCGGTGTCGAGGACGCGCGCGCGGCAGCCGCACTCGGTGCCGATCACGCGGGTCTGATCCGCACCGAGTTCCTGTTCCTCGGCCGTAGGCAGGCTCCCGACGTCGATGAACAACTCGCGGTGTACCGCAAGATCGCCGAGTCGCTCGGGGACCGCCGCATGACGCTGCGCACGCTCGACGTGGGCGGTGACAAACCACTGGAGTTCCTCCCCGCCGCCGCCGAACTCAACCCATACCTCGGGGTGCGCGGCATCCGGTTGTCGCTCGCCCACCCCGACGTGTTCTCCGACCAGTTGCTCGCGATGGCCAAACTCGCACAGGACATTCCGCTGCGCGTGATGTTCCCGATGATCACCACGCTCGACGAACTGTTCGCCGCGCGCCGCCTGCTCGACGACGCGGTGCGCCGGGCCGGCCCGCGACCTCCGGCAGGCCTGCAGGTCGGCATGATGGTCGAAGTCCCTGCCGCGGCACTGAAATCGGCGGCGTTCTCCCGCCACGTGGACTTCCTGTCCATCGGCACCAACGATCTGACGCAGTACGCGCTGGCGGCGGACCGCAACAACGACGCCGTGGCCGGTATCGGCGACACGTTCGATCCCGGGTTGCTGCACCTGATCGCCGCGACATGCCGCGGCGCCGCGGGTGCGGCGTCGGTGTCGGTGTGCGGTGAGTTCGCGGCCGATGCACGCGCGGTGCCGTTGCTGATCGGCCTCGGTGTCGACGCGTTGAGTGTCACGCCGCCGGCGATCCCGACGACCAAGGAGGCCGTGCGCGCGGTCGACGACCGGCGCGCCACCGAGACCGCGGGGGCGGCACTGGCCGCCGCCGGTCCCGCCGAGGTGCGTGACCTGCTCGGCTGA
- the dhaL gene encoding dihydroxyacetone kinase subunit DhaL: MDLSTLTAWLREYARLIDENAQHLTDLDAAIGDADHGINMQRGMSAVVTQIDEAPPADMAGLCKQVGMTLVKSVGGASGPLYGTFFLRMAPALGTDDTVSASDFAKALRAGVDGVVQRGRAEANDKTMFDALAPALDALDAALEGDTDLPGALAAAATAAEKGRDATESMIARKGRASYLGQRSVGHIDPGATSAAMLIAAAATAAGSTS; encoded by the coding sequence ATGGACCTGTCGACACTGACCGCCTGGCTGCGCGAGTACGCCCGGCTGATCGACGAAAATGCCCAGCACCTCACGGATCTCGACGCCGCGATCGGTGACGCCGACCACGGCATCAACATGCAGCGTGGGATGTCCGCGGTGGTCACACAGATCGACGAGGCCCCACCGGCCGACATGGCGGGCCTGTGCAAACAGGTGGGGATGACGCTCGTGAAATCGGTCGGCGGCGCCAGCGGGCCGCTGTACGGCACGTTCTTCCTGCGGATGGCCCCGGCGCTCGGGACCGACGACACCGTCAGTGCAAGCGATTTCGCCAAGGCGCTGCGCGCCGGCGTGGACGGTGTCGTCCAGCGCGGACGCGCCGAGGCCAACGACAAGACGATGTTCGACGCGCTGGCCCCCGCGCTCGACGCCCTGGACGCCGCGCTCGAAGGCGACACCGATCTGCCGGGCGCCCTGGCGGCCGCCGCCACCGCCGCCGAGAAGGGCCGCGACGCCACCGAATCCATGATCGCGCGCAAGGGCCGGGCCAGTTACCTGGGTCAGCGCAGCGTGGGGCACATCGATCCCGGTGCCACGTCGGCGGCCATGCTGATCGCGGCCGCGGCCACCGCGGCGGGGAGCACTTCATGA
- the dhaK gene encoding dihydroxyacetone kinase subunit DhaK, whose translation MKKLINDPADVIADALRGMAFAHPELRIDHTNRIIYRGDAPVAGKVGLISGGGSGHEPLHGGFVGAGMLDAACAGEVFTSPVPDQMLEATKNVDSGAGVVHIVKNYTGDVMNFEMAAELAAAEGITVESVLVDDDVAVCDSTFTAGRRGVGATVLVEKIAGAAAEQGRSVTEVADVARRVNAASRSMGVALTSCTVPAVGHPTFDLPDDEIEVGIGIHGEPGRDRVPLQPAKAVAELMAEPVLSDLDFTGGDGVILFVNSMGATPLIELYVMYAEFAAILDKAGIRVARSLVGPYITSLDMAGCSVTILKADDDLLQLWDHPVNTPALRRGC comes from the coding sequence ATGAAAAAGCTCATCAACGATCCCGCCGATGTGATCGCCGATGCCCTGCGCGGCATGGCATTTGCCCACCCGGAACTGCGCATCGACCACACCAACCGGATCATCTACCGCGGCGACGCGCCCGTGGCAGGCAAGGTCGGGTTGATCTCGGGTGGCGGTTCGGGTCACGAACCGCTGCACGGCGGCTTCGTGGGCGCGGGCATGCTCGACGCGGCCTGCGCCGGTGAGGTGTTCACGTCCCCGGTCCCCGACCAGATGCTCGAAGCCACCAAGAACGTCGACAGCGGCGCCGGTGTGGTGCACATCGTGAAGAACTACACCGGTGACGTGATGAACTTCGAGATGGCCGCGGAACTCGCTGCCGCAGAGGGCATCACCGTCGAATCGGTGCTGGTCGACGACGACGTCGCGGTGTGCGACAGCACGTTCACCGCGGGCCGCCGCGGGGTCGGCGCGACCGTGCTCGTGGAGAAGATCGCCGGGGCCGCAGCCGAACAGGGCCGGTCGGTGACCGAGGTCGCCGACGTGGCACGCCGGGTGAACGCCGCTTCCCGCAGCATGGGCGTCGCCCTCACCTCGTGCACCGTGCCCGCCGTGGGCCACCCCACCTTCGACCTTCCCGACGACGAGATCGAGGTCGGTATAGGCATCCACGGCGAACCCGGGCGCGACCGCGTGCCGTTGCAACCGGCCAAGGCCGTTGCCGAACTCATGGCCGAACCGGTGCTGTCCGACCTCGACTTCACCGGCGGCGACGGGGTGATCCTGTTCGTCAACAGCATGGGCGCCACCCCGCTCATCGAGTTGTACGTCATGTACGCCGAATTCGCCGCCATCCTCGACAAGGCGGGCATCCGCGTCGCGCGCTCACTCGTCGGGCCCTACATCACGAGCCTGGACATGGCGGGCTGTTCGGTGACCATCCTCAAGGCCGACGACGATCTGCTGCAACTGTGGGATCACCCGGTCAACACCCCGGCACTGCGGAGGGGATGCTGA
- a CDS encoding MIP/aquaporin family protein, whose product MDEPSLIQKLAAEVIGTAFLVFVGVGAVPATIIVNGDAPFTMADLGMISLAFATVVVATVYALGHISGNHINPAVTVGLAVTGQFPWSRVPAYIAAQVLGAIIGASAILGVLGTAARDAGLGIATYTADVTAIQAFFAEFVGTFILVFTVFGVIHRRAAAGFAGVAIGLVVFAAIIPVAPTTGASINPARTFGPMLVQQIAGGTVTWSQLPVYLAAELFAGVVAALAFVAVSRTRTLPAGNPAPVSAPPMSSATN is encoded by the coding sequence ATGGACGAGCCGTCATTGATCCAGAAACTGGCCGCCGAGGTGATCGGCACGGCCTTCTTGGTGTTCGTCGGGGTGGGCGCCGTCCCCGCGACCATCATCGTCAACGGAGATGCCCCCTTCACGATGGCCGACCTGGGCATGATCTCCCTGGCATTCGCGACGGTGGTCGTGGCCACCGTGTACGCCCTGGGCCACATCTCGGGCAATCACATCAACCCCGCGGTCACCGTCGGGCTCGCCGTGACCGGCCAGTTCCCGTGGTCGCGCGTGCCTGCCTACATCGCCGCGCAGGTGCTCGGCGCGATCATCGGCGCCAGCGCCATTCTCGGCGTGCTCGGTACGGCGGCCCGCGACGCGGGTCTGGGCATCGCGACCTACACCGCAGATGTCACGGCCATCCAAGCCTTTTTCGCAGAGTTCGTGGGTACGTTCATTCTTGTGTTCACCGTTTTCGGAGTGATACACCGCAGGGCCGCCGCAGGATTCGCCGGCGTGGCCATCGGCCTCGTGGTGTTCGCGGCGATCATCCCAGTGGCGCCCACCACGGGCGCCTCGATCAACCCCGCCCGCACCTTCGGTCCCATGCTGGTCCAGCAGATCGCCGGCGGCACCGTGACGTGGAGTCAGCTACCGGTCTATCTGGCCGCCGAACTCTTCGCGGGTGTGGTCGCGGCGCTGGCCTTCGTCGCGGTCTCCCGCACCCGCACGCTCCCCGCCGGCAACCCCGCCCCTGTCTCCGCCCCGCCCATGTCGAGTGCGACCAACTGA
- a CDS encoding IclR family transcriptional regulator, which yields MIQAVDRALRILTVLQGGRRMSLGEIASAIELAPSTVHGLVRTLLAHGMVQQELDSGRYRLGPATLRLGNVYLDTLELRSRVTVWAESLARRTGCAVRTAVLLFDEVVVVAHEPRPDGTRQMPEVGIVIPAHASALGKAMLAFQDGYRPEAPLRSMTGETVTDPEVLAAQLAQVRATGMATEAEEAVLGECSSAAAVFDATGEVAGAIALVVPAARWPLAPDAVDALRDTARAVSRELGATVWPARRA from the coding sequence ATGATCCAGGCGGTCGATCGCGCCCTCCGGATCCTCACGGTGCTGCAGGGCGGGCGGCGGATGAGCCTGGGCGAGATCGCGTCCGCCATCGAACTCGCGCCGTCGACCGTCCATGGCCTGGTGCGCACGCTGCTCGCGCACGGCATGGTGCAGCAGGAGCTGGACTCGGGCCGGTACCGGCTCGGGCCGGCCACCCTGCGTCTGGGCAACGTCTACCTCGACACTCTCGAATTGCGTTCGCGCGTCACGGTGTGGGCGGAGAGCCTCGCCCGCCGGACCGGATGCGCCGTGCGGACCGCGGTGCTGCTGTTCGACGAGGTCGTCGTCGTCGCACACGAACCGCGTCCCGACGGCACCCGCCAGATGCCCGAGGTCGGCATCGTGATCCCCGCGCACGCCAGCGCGCTCGGCAAGGCGATGCTGGCCTTCCAGGACGGCTATCGCCCCGAGGCGCCGCTGCGCAGCATGACCGGCGAGACCGTGACCGACCCCGAGGTGCTGGCGGCCCAACTTGCGCAGGTGCGCGCCACCGGGATGGCTACCGAGGCCGAAGAGGCCGTGCTCGGTGAATGTTCCAGCGCCGCAGCGGTGTTCGACGCCACGGGCGAGGTGGCCGGGGCGATCGCGCTCGTGGTGCCCGCCGCACGGTGGCCGTTGGCGCCCGATGCCGTCGACGCGCTGCGCGATACGGCCCGCGCGGTGTCACGCGAACTCGGGGCCACGGTGTGGCCGGCCCGCCGCGCCTGA
- a CDS encoding DUF488 domain-containing protein, whose protein sequence is MASKHEVRLARVYEEPEPGEGHRVLVDRLWPRGLRKDDPRIGQWLPEVAPSTGLRRWYGHAPERYDEFVERYTAELETPAAAAALDELRGIVRAAPVVLVTATKEIELSHLSVLAGLLA, encoded by the coding sequence ATGGCCTCCAAGCATGAAGTGCGGTTGGCGCGGGTGTACGAGGAGCCCGAACCGGGGGAGGGGCACCGCGTCCTCGTGGACCGGCTGTGGCCCAGAGGGCTGCGCAAGGACGATCCGCGGATCGGGCAGTGGCTGCCGGAGGTCGCGCCGTCCACCGGATTGCGCCGCTGGTACGGCCACGCCCCTGAGCGCTACGACGAATTCGTCGAGCGTTACACCGCCGAACTGGAGACACCCGCTGCGGCCGCGGCGCTCGACGAGTTGCGCGGCATCGTGCGTGCCGCGCCCGTGGTGTTGGTGACGGCAACCAAGGAGATCGAGCTGAGCCACCTCTCGGTGCTGGCCGGCCTGCTCGCCTGA
- a CDS encoding GNAT family N-acetyltransferase, translating into MTDINTDTDEALEPVLKRELTDISDAVRAVPAPPVPVLAEPYSIRLADAEADCELVSEWMNRPHLVEAWEYPWPPQRWRRYLQAQLDGEYSRPLITDFRGKPAGYVELYRAAKDSIAPRYAADPYDIGMHAAIADLRFVNRGIAPILLPRIVASVFELEPDCRRIMFDPDHRNTGARRLCEWAGCAFLGEHQMSNRRMALYVLPRTPDDIPESAA; encoded by the coding sequence ATGACCGACATCAACACCGACACCGACGAGGCGCTCGAACCTGTTCTCAAGCGCGAACTGACGGACATCTCCGACGCCGTGCGCGCGGTGCCTGCGCCCCCGGTCCCGGTCCTCGCCGAGCCGTACAGCATCAGGCTTGCCGACGCCGAGGCCGACTGTGAACTGGTGTCGGAGTGGATGAACCGTCCACACCTCGTGGAGGCCTGGGAGTACCCGTGGCCGCCGCAGCGCTGGCGTCGTTACCTGCAGGCGCAACTCGACGGCGAGTACTCGCGCCCGTTGATCACCGATTTCCGCGGCAAACCGGCCGGCTACGTCGAGTTGTACCGTGCGGCGAAGGATTCCATCGCGCCGCGGTATGCCGCCGACCCGTATGACATCGGGATGCATGCGGCGATCGCCGATCTGCGGTTTGTCAACCGCGGGATCGCCCCGATCCTGTTGCCGCGCATCGTGGCCAGCGTGTTCGAGCTCGAACCGGATTGCAGGCGCATCATGTTCGACCCCGACCACCGCAACACCGGCGCGCGGCGCCTCTGTGAGTGGGCCGGCTGTGCGTTCCTCGGCGAGCATCAGATGTCCAACCGCCGCATGGCGCTCTACGTGCTGCCCCGCACACCCGACGACATCCCTGAATCCGCCGCTTAG
- the mbtN gene encoding mycobactin biosynthesis acyl-ACP dehydrogenase MbtN produces MTASAPALTPSTTTVEEYRELLDRVFDDQVTQWTAEAEETERFPRQLIEHLGRNGVFTEKWGDAQQPDVAKLIELAFSLGRLGSAGIGVGVSLHDSAICVLRRFGRSDYLRNICEQAIRGEAVLCIGASEESGGSDLQIVETEVRSARGGFEVKGIKKFVSLSPIADHIIVVARGVDHDPTSRHGNVLVIAVPTSQCEVQTPYRKVGAGPLDTAAVHIDTWVPEQALVARAGTGLAAISWGLAHERMSIAGQVASGSQRILGITLARMMKRRQFGHTLYEHQALRMRMADLQARVDMLRYGLAGIAAGGKLDLRAAAAFKVTAARLGEEVISECMHIFGGSGYLVDETPLGKWWRDMKLARVGGGTDEVLWELVAAAMKPDYDGYAEFAGPDAV; encoded by the coding sequence ATGACCGCCTCAGCACCGGCGCTGACGCCGTCGACCACGACCGTCGAGGAGTATCGCGAACTCCTCGACCGCGTCTTCGACGATCAGGTCACGCAGTGGACCGCCGAAGCCGAAGAGACCGAACGTTTTCCGCGTCAGCTCATCGAACACCTGGGCCGCAACGGCGTGTTCACCGAGAAGTGGGGTGACGCTCAGCAACCCGATGTGGCCAAGTTGATCGAGTTGGCGTTCTCGCTGGGACGGCTCGGGTCCGCGGGCATCGGTGTGGGTGTGAGCCTGCACGATTCGGCGATCTGCGTGCTGCGCCGGTTCGGCAGGTCGGATTACCTGCGCAACATCTGCGAGCAGGCCATCCGCGGCGAGGCGGTGCTGTGCATCGGCGCCTCCGAGGAGTCCGGCGGTTCGGATCTGCAGATCGTGGAGACCGAGGTGCGCTCCGCGCGTGGCGGTTTCGAAGTCAAGGGCATCAAGAAGTTCGTATCGCTCTCGCCGATCGCCGACCACATCATCGTGGTGGCGCGCGGCGTCGACCACGACCCGACGAGCAGGCACGGCAACGTGCTGGTGATCGCGGTGCCCACGTCGCAGTGCGAGGTACAGACGCCGTACCGCAAGGTGGGTGCCGGTCCGCTCGACACCGCCGCGGTGCACATCGACACCTGGGTGCCCGAACAGGCCCTCGTGGCCCGCGCCGGAACGGGCCTCGCGGCGATCTCGTGGGGTCTGGCCCACGAACGCATGTCGATCGCCGGGCAGGTCGCCTCGGGTTCACAGCGCATCCTCGGAATCACGCTGGCGCGCATGATGAAACGCCGGCAGTTCGGACACACCCTCTACGAGCACCAGGCCCTGCGGATGCGGATGGCCGACCTGCAGGCCCGCGTCGACATGCTGCGCTACGGCCTTGCGGGTATCGCCGCCGGCGGCAAGCTCGACCTGCGCGCCGCGGCCGCGTTCAAGGTCACCGCGGCCCGCCTCGGCGAAGAGGTGATCTCGGAGTGCATGCACATCTTCGGCGGCTCGGGCTATCTGGTCGACGAGACCCCGCTGGGCAAGTGGTGGCGCGACATGAAACTCGCACGCGTGGGCGGCGGCACCGACGAGGTGCTGTGGGAACTCGTCGCCGCCGCGATGAAGCCCGACTACGACGGATACGCCGAGTTCGCCGGCCCTGACGCTGTGTAG